One segment of Methanobacterium sp. DNA contains the following:
- a CDS encoding TfuA-related McrA-glycine thioamidation protein yields the protein MHSKKIIIFTGPSLHPDEASKILDADYRPPIKRGDVTTALNENPDIIGIIDGVFHQTPAVSHREILDALKKGVIVVGGASMGALRASELDDFGMVGIGYVYKQYKEGFIESDDDVAIVMDPITLKQISDSLVSMEYSFKTALNNGLISKSEFKKLIHTAKSIFYPKRNYNLVLSNVDIDPQKVAELKEFLDEHGIDIKRNDAIDVVKYIKSLNSL from the coding sequence TTGCATTCTAAAAAAATCATAATATTTACCGGCCCTTCATTACACCCTGATGAAGCATCAAAGATTTTAGACGCTGATTACCGCCCCCCAATTAAAAGAGGAGACGTAACAACGGCATTAAATGAAAATCCAGATATAATTGGGATTATTGACGGTGTTTTTCACCAAACCCCTGCAGTTTCCCATCGGGAGATATTAGATGCCCTCAAAAAAGGCGTTATAGTTGTGGGCGGTGCAAGCATGGGTGCACTTCGAGCATCTGAACTCGATGATTTTGGAATGGTAGGAATAGGTTATGTTTATAAACAGTACAAGGAAGGGTTTATTGAGTCAGATGATGATGTAGCTATTGTTATGGACCCCATTACATTAAAACAAATTTCAGATTCCCTTGTAAGTATGGAATATAGCTTTAAAACAGCTTTAAATAACGGATTAATTTCAAAGAGCGAATTTAAAAAATTAATCCATACAGCTAAATCTATTTTTTATCCAAAAAGAAATTATAATCTTGTTTTAAGCAACGTAGATATCGATCCCCAAAAAGTAGCAGAGCTTAAAGAGTTTTTAGATGAACACGGAATAGATATTAAAAGAAATGATGCTATTGATGTTGTTAAATACATTAAAAGTTTAAATAGTCTATGA
- a CDS encoding universal stress protein → MYKKILLPTDGSKYANKAAEHAIWVANSSGAELVVLNVIETSSLVGLPAEDLIVRIKEMLKEEGRKSLDKISEIYKESTKEGELPKEVKLTTITEEGSPADVIIRKIKEENIDLVVMGTSGKHGLDRFLLGSVTENVVRSAPCPVLVVH, encoded by the coding sequence ATGTACAAAAAAATTTTATTACCAACAGACGGTTCTAAATATGCTAATAAAGCTGCAGAACATGCAATTTGGGTTGCAAATTCAAGTGGCGCAGAACTGGTGGTTTTAAACGTGATTGAAACATCTTCACTGGTTGGATTGCCTGCAGAAGACCTTATAGTACGAATTAAAGAAATGTTAAAAGAAGAAGGGCGTAAATCCCTGGATAAAATTTCTGAAATATATAAAGAAAGTACAAAGGAAGGAGAATTACCAAAAGAAGTTAAATTAACCACAATAACTGAAGAAGGTTCTCCTGCAGATGTGATAATTAGAAAAATAAAAGAAGAAAATATTGATCTGGTTGTAATGGGTACATCAGGAAAACATGGGTTAGACCGATTTTTATTAGGAAGTGTAACTGAAAATGTAGTAAGATCAGCACCATGCCCGGTTCTGGTTGTGCATTAA
- a CDS encoding amidohydrolase family protein — translation MITIENATVLYGEEMKTLKANVVIEDHKITEISKNNINKGKKIDARGCIVAPTFINSHVHIGDSIAKDVGDGKSIDKIVKPPDGLKHRILNESKPSTIINSMKQSMNEMIATGTTTFVDFREGGFEGIDLINEAAKNMPIQKIVLGRHDSFFDPEARRADIKKTAKKLIESCDGIGLSGFGEIRDEIASLITKICKKHGKISAIHTAEYEKLQKDSICKTGKSEVKRAIESNFDMLIHVTSLINNDLDCLSNSKSSVVCCPRSNGALSVGIPPINDMFKQNINMLLGTDNIMFNSPNMLREMEYTLKVTRGYYKEYFSPVEIFKMATINAAKVLNLDGGYIEENKLANIIIAKQKSENPILSIINRTEPQEIIKVIKDGKIIH, via the coding sequence ATGATCACAATCGAAAACGCCACAGTTCTTTATGGGGAAGAAATGAAAACATTAAAGGCTAATGTTGTAATCGAAGACCATAAAATCACAGAAATCAGCAAAAATAATATAAATAAAGGCAAGAAAATTGATGCAAGAGGCTGTATTGTGGCTCCAACATTTATTAATTCCCATGTACACATAGGAGATTCCATAGCAAAAGATGTTGGTGATGGAAAAAGCATAGATAAAATTGTAAAACCGCCAGATGGTCTAAAACACCGCATACTAAACGAATCTAAACCTTCAACCATTATAAATTCCATGAAACAATCTATGAATGAAATGATTGCAACAGGCACCACTACATTCGTTGATTTTAGAGAAGGCGGATTTGAAGGAATTGATTTAATAAATGAAGCTGCTAAAAATATGCCTATCCAAAAAATAGTCCTGGGGCGTCATGACTCTTTTTTTGATCCTGAAGCTCGAAGGGCGGATATAAAAAAAACAGCTAAAAAGCTAATTGAATCATGTGACGGAATAGGTTTAAGCGGATTTGGAGAAATAAGGGATGAAATAGCTAGTTTAATCACAAAAATCTGTAAAAAGCACGGTAAAATATCAGCAATACATACAGCTGAATACGAAAAACTCCAGAAAGACTCAATCTGCAAAACCGGTAAAAGCGAAGTTAAAAGGGCAATTGAATCCAATTTTGACATGTTAATTCATGTTACATCCCTAATTAATAATGATTTAGATTGTTTAAGTAACAGTAAAAGTTCTGTGGTTTGCTGCCCTCGATCTAATGGTGCACTTTCAGTTGGAATCCCTCCAATAAATGATATGTTTAAACAGAACATAAATATGCTTCTGGGGACAGATAATATAATGTTTAATTCTCCAAACATGCTAAGAGAAATGGAATACACTTTAAAGGTTACAAGAGGTTATTACAAGGAATATTTTTCGCCAGTTGAAATATTTAAAATGGCAACTATAAACGCGGCAAAGGTATTAAATTTGGATGGAGGTTACATAGAAGAAAATAAACTGGCAAATATCATTATTGCCAAACAAAAGTCTGAAAACCCCATACTGTCCATTATTAACAGGACAGAACCGCAAGAAATAATTAAAGTGATAAAGGATGGTAAAATCATACATTAA
- the tfe gene encoding transcription factor E has product MLNEPLVQELIQEITNDNENSISIIKCLLEGKITDEEISEEIELRLNIVRRILYKLYDAGLASYKRSKDPETQWYTYSWKFEEERVIETIASKYEKSSKEMEASLAYEEDNMFFTCINGCRYNFEDASEYNFLCPECELKLEYHDNSSLITELKEKMN; this is encoded by the coding sequence ATGCTCAATGAACCTCTCGTTCAAGAGTTAATTCAAGAAATAACTAATGACAATGAAAACAGTATTTCTATTATCAAATGCCTTCTGGAAGGTAAGATTACTGATGAAGAAATATCTGAAGAAATTGAATTACGATTAAACATCGTACGCAGAATCCTGTACAAACTGTATGATGCTGGGCTTGCAAGCTACAAGCGAAGCAAAGACCCTGAAACTCAATGGTACACTTACAGTTGGAAATTCGAAGAAGAAAGAGTCATTGAAACCATTGCAAGTAAATATGAGAAAAGCTCCAAAGAAATGGAAGCTTCACTTGCATATGAAGAAGATAACATGTTCTTTACATGCATCAATGGATGTAGGTACAACTTTGAAGATGCATCTGAGTACAACTTCTTATGTCCAGAATGTGAGTTAAAACTGGAATACCATGATAACTCCTCATTAATCACAGAATTAAAAGAAAAGATGAATTAA
- a CDS encoding PKD domain-containing protein: protein MAIFACFFAFIPASEAHILVIGDSLNDYADAYAETTALATQLKAKGYDVRELYRENATSKNILKGMYGADAVIYAGHGGYQSGNYDEHGGTATPPFALVGSDDFIWGVGDKMREGWGSNTFTAPFKQNIPVILLHACFSTGWVEEYEVANPAETIYNFANMFVGAGANYYATAWNGAEIVHDFLNGATDFTAANNQNYEKITTSTTYNGVQVWHNNHGYAAFVGDWSGKFPSVAETTAYDDAAAENWYNSDRTRNVLTSRFSVSGTPYYTNQPITFTDTSTDVGGDITSYSWNFGDGTADTSANPTHTFTNPGTYTVTHTVIDNNTKISTSTKNITVTNQPITPIYTPPTPTPVPPVVIAPSQPNYSYKYLKKYKYKGKWKTKWVYVLIQKYLKKYKSKGKWKYKWVTKKISWS from the coding sequence ATGGCGATATTTGCATGTTTTTTTGCATTTATACCTGCGTCTGAAGCCCATATACTTGTTATAGGTGATTCACTGAATGATTATGCTGATGCATACGCTGAAACAACAGCCCTGGCTACTCAATTAAAAGCTAAGGGTTATGATGTTCGGGAACTTTATAGAGAAAACGCTACTTCTAAAAACATCCTAAAAGGCATGTATGGTGCAGATGCTGTAATTTATGCAGGACATGGTGGTTATCAATCTGGAAATTACGATGAACATGGTGGAACAGCAACACCTCCTTTTGCGCTTGTTGGGTCTGATGATTTTATCTGGGGAGTCGGCGATAAAATGCGTGAGGGATGGGGGTCTAATACATTTACAGCACCATTTAAACAAAATATCCCTGTAATATTGCTCCATGCATGTTTTTCAACAGGATGGGTTGAAGAATATGAAGTTGCTAATCCTGCGGAAACCATTTATAATTTTGCCAATATGTTTGTTGGTGCTGGGGCCAATTATTATGCAACTGCATGGAATGGCGCTGAAATAGTCCATGATTTTTTAAATGGGGCAACAGACTTTACAGCAGCCAATAATCAAAATTACGAAAAGATTACAACATCAACAACATATAATGGTGTTCAGGTATGGCATAATAATCATGGATACGCAGCTTTTGTAGGTGATTGGAGTGGAAAATTCCCTTCAGTAGCTGAAACCACAGCTTACGATGATGCAGCCGCAGAAAACTGGTACAATAGTGATAGAACTAGAAATGTTTTAACAAGTCGTTTTTCGGTTAGTGGCACACCGTACTACACTAATCAGCCAATAACATTCACTGATACTTCTACTGACGTAGGGGGAGATATTACCAGTTATTCGTGGAATTTTGGAGATGGTACTGCTGATACATCAGCAAACCCAACACATACATTTACAAATCCAGGAACATACACAGTTACTCATACAGTAATTGACAATAACACTAAGATATCCACAAGCACGAAAAACATTACAGTTACAAATCAACCAATTACTCCAATATACACTCCACCAACCCCGACGCCAGTGCCTCCAGTTGTAATTGCGCCATCACAGCCAAATTACAGTTATAAATACTTGAAAAAGTATAAATATAAAGGTAAATGGAAAACTAAGTGGGTTTATGTATTGATTCAAAAATATTTGAAAAAATATAAATCTAAAGGTAAATGGAAATATAAATGGGTAACCAAAAAGATTTCATGGAGTTAA
- the carA gene encoding glutamine-hydrolyzing carbamoyl-phosphate synthase small subunit, whose product MMKEAKIALEDGTILIGDCFGFETTKTGEVVFATGMTGYVESLTDPSYKGQILMNTYPLQGNYGVSEEWFQSDGIKAEGFIVREESNHPSHSMSQKSLSDFLKEYEIPGISGIDTRELTIKIREHGTMKGALSTEEIDDEELLNLAKNQQNIEEIDLVDKVCVDKPKILGENYKKRVAILDCGIKNNSINAFLKREMGVVVLPYKMDYKEILDFDVEGVLVSSGPGDPTRVKEAIENVRKLSERLPMFGICLGQQIIGLAFKAKIYKMKFGHRGINQPVKDLRTDKVSITSQNHGFTIDQSSIEDTPLKLTQVNLNDGTPEGIEHEELPVSSVQYHPEAGPGPHDTDYTFDRFIKIMNEY is encoded by the coding sequence ATGATGAAAGAAGCAAAAATAGCTTTAGAAGATGGAACAATACTTATAGGGGACTGTTTTGGCTTTGAAACTACTAAAACTGGAGAAGTGGTCTTTGCAACAGGGATGACAGGTTATGTGGAATCACTTACAGATCCATCATATAAAGGTCAGATTTTAATGAATACTTATCCATTACAGGGAAATTACGGCGTATCTGAAGAATGGTTTCAGTCAGACGGGATAAAAGCAGAAGGATTTATAGTAAGGGAAGAAAGTAATCATCCTTCACATAGTATGTCGCAAAAAAGTCTTTCAGATTTCTTAAAAGAGTATGAAATTCCAGGAATAAGTGGAATTGATACAAGAGAACTAACCATTAAAATTAGAGAACATGGAACTATGAAAGGCGCTCTTTCAACAGAAGAAATCGATGACGAAGAATTGTTAAATCTTGCTAAAAATCAGCAAAACATAGAAGAAATAGACCTTGTAGATAAAGTTTGCGTGGACAAACCTAAAATTTTAGGGGAAAACTACAAAAAAAGAGTGGCTATTCTTGATTGCGGTATAAAAAACAATAGTATTAATGCTTTTCTTAAAAGAGAGATGGGAGTAGTCGTTTTACCCTATAAAATGGATTATAAAGAGATTCTTGATTTTGATGTTGAAGGAGTACTTGTTTCAAGTGGTCCAGGTGACCCTACACGAGTAAAGGAAGCTATTGAAAATGTTAGAAAACTCTCAGAAAGACTTCCTATGTTTGGAATATGTCTTGGACAGCAAATAATAGGTCTTGCATTTAAAGCTAAAATATACAAAATGAAATTTGGACATAGGGGAATAAATCAGCCTGTAAAAGACCTTAGAACTGATAAAGTTTCTATAACTTCCCAAAATCATGGATTTACCATTGACCAATCATCAATTGAGGATACTCCTCTTAAGCTAACTCAAGTGAACCTTAATGATGGTACTCCTGAAGGAATTGAACATGAAGAACTTCCAGTTTCAAGTGTCCAATACCATCCAGAAGCAGGTCCAGGACCTCATGATACGGATTACACTTTTGACAGGTTCATTAAAATAATGAATGAATACTAA
- the carB gene encoding carbamoyl-phosphate synthase large subunit, which yields MPKDHDIKKVLIIGSGPIQIGQAAEFDYSGSQACKSLKDEGIETILVNSNPATIQTDIDMADRVYVEPLTPEIVAKIIEKEKPDAILPTMGGQTGLNVATGLEEIGALKGVKVIGSSVETIRNVEDRDLFDSFMKELNEPVPKAKAVDTLEKAVEAVEQIGYPVIVRPAFTLGGTGGGVAYNEEQLKEIATRGLDMSYIGQVLIDESVMGWKEFEYEVMRDKNDTCIIVCNMENIDPMGIHTGESIVVAPSQTLSDDDNQKLRNASIKIIRALKIQGGCNIQFAVHPETGDYKIIEVNPRVSRSSALASKATGYPIAKISAKIAIGMTLDEIQNDITKETPASFEPSIDYVVAKIPRWPFDKFKGINKEIGVQMKSTGEVMAIGRTIEESLHKAIRSLDISRFGFDDVDFDTESLEKATDERIFQVYTALKSGMSLEEIKKITKIDEFFLYKIMNIIDFERQLNKDTISNDLMLRKAKRMGFSDKKLSEITGCSEKHIRKMRKEKGIIPTFKMVDTCAAEFEAKTPYYYGTYEQFDEVNVSDNKKVIILGAGPIRIGQGIEFDYCCVHGAMALKDEGIEAIVINNNPETVSTDYDISNKLYFDPLTFEDVMGIIDKEKPHGVVVQFGGQTSINLAVPLAEEGVKILGTPHESIDRVEDRERFTRVLERLNIPQAEYGTANSFKEASIVAERIGFPVLVRPSYVLGGRAMEIVYDNVELKEYMKEAVKISPEHPILVDKFLEDAIEVDVDALCDGEAVFIGGIMEHIEEAGVHSGDSACVIPPQTIPEDVLDTIKEYTKRLALELDVVGLMNIQYAVKEDGEHKVYILEANPRASRTVPFVSKAVGIPIAKIAAKLMIGHKLKDLGLTEEIKIDHVAVKESVFPFIKLPESDSILGPEMKSTGESMGIDENFGLSYYKSQLSANMRLPTEGKIFISVKDADKNKILDIVQQAAKLGFKLMATRGTARAVEDHVKIDRIKKISQGSPNIRDAILDGEIGLIINTPSGKQSADDGYFIRRKAVELGIPYVTTLAGARAALNAIEKVQDGEVGVKSLNEYHSV from the coding sequence ATGCCGAAGGATCATGACATAAAAAAAGTTCTTATCATTGGATCGGGGCCAATTCAGATAGGTCAAGCTGCTGAATTTGATTATTCCGGTTCACAAGCATGTAAATCATTAAAAGATGAAGGAATAGAGACGATACTAGTAAATAGTAATCCTGCAACAATCCAAACAGATATTGATATGGCAGATAGGGTGTATGTGGAGCCATTAACTCCTGAAATTGTTGCAAAAATTATAGAAAAAGAAAAACCAGACGCAATTTTACCAACAATGGGTGGACAAACTGGTTTAAATGTTGCCACAGGACTTGAAGAAATAGGGGCTTTGAAGGGTGTTAAAGTTATTGGATCATCAGTAGAGACAATAAGAAATGTAGAAGACCGTGATCTTTTCGATAGCTTTATGAAAGAACTTAATGAACCTGTACCTAAGGCAAAAGCAGTGGACACATTGGAAAAAGCAGTAGAAGCAGTTGAACAGATTGGATATCCAGTTATTGTAAGGCCTGCTTTTACATTAGGCGGTACTGGTGGTGGAGTCGCATATAATGAAGAACAACTTAAAGAAATAGCGACTCGCGGGCTGGATATGAGCTATATTGGACAAGTACTTATAGATGAATCGGTAATGGGCTGGAAAGAGTTTGAATATGAAGTAATGAGGGATAAAAACGACACATGCATAATTGTGTGTAACATGGAAAACATTGATCCTATGGGAATACACACTGGAGAGAGCATAGTTGTGGCACCATCACAGACTTTAAGCGATGATGATAATCAAAAGCTTAGAAATGCATCAATTAAGATAATAAGGGCTCTTAAAATCCAGGGAGGGTGTAATATACAATTTGCTGTGCATCCAGAAACTGGAGACTATAAAATAATTGAAGTTAATCCCCGAGTGAGCAGGAGCAGTGCACTGGCATCAAAAGCCACAGGATACCCCATAGCAAAGATATCGGCCAAGATTGCTATTGGAATGACCCTTGATGAGATACAAAATGACATTACAAAGGAAACACCGGCATCATTTGAACCTTCAATTGATTATGTAGTTGCTAAAATCCCTCGATGGCCTTTTGACAAGTTTAAAGGAATAAATAAGGAGATAGGCGTGCAGATGAAATCTACAGGTGAAGTCATGGCTATAGGTCGGACGATTGAAGAATCACTGCATAAAGCAATACGATCACTTGATATAAGCCGCTTTGGATTTGATGATGTTGATTTTGACACAGAATCACTTGAAAAAGCTACAGATGAGCGTATATTCCAGGTTTACACTGCACTTAAATCAGGGATGAGCTTAGAAGAAATTAAAAAGATAACAAAAATTGACGAGTTTTTCCTTTATAAAATTATGAATATAATTGATTTTGAAAGGCAATTAAATAAAGATACTATTTCTAACGATTTAATGCTTCGAAAAGCCAAAAGAATGGGTTTTTCAGACAAAAAACTTTCAGAAATTACTGGATGCAGTGAAAAACACATAAGAAAAATGCGGAAAGAAAAGGGCATTATACCAACATTTAAGATGGTTGACACTTGCGCTGCTGAATTTGAAGCAAAAACTCCTTATTATTATGGTACATACGAACAATTTGACGAAGTGAATGTTTCTGATAATAAAAAGGTTATAATACTTGGTGCAGGACCAATAAGGATTGGTCAAGGTATAGAATTTGATTATTGTTGTGTTCATGGTGCAATGGCACTTAAAGATGAGGGAATAGAAGCTATAGTTATAAATAACAATCCTGAGACTGTTAGTACAGATTATGATATATCCAACAAGCTTTATTTTGATCCGTTAACATTTGAAGATGTTATGGGAATTATTGATAAAGAGAAGCCCCATGGTGTTGTTGTCCAGTTCGGAGGTCAAACTTCTATAAACTTGGCTGTACCTCTTGCAGAAGAGGGAGTAAAAATACTTGGAACTCCACACGAAAGCATAGACCGTGTTGAAGACCGTGAAAGGTTTACTAGGGTTTTAGAACGTCTTAACATACCTCAGGCAGAGTATGGTACTGCTAATTCGTTTAAGGAGGCTAGTATAGTCGCTGAAAGGATTGGTTTCCCTGTACTTGTGCGGCCTTCCTATGTACTTGGTGGGAGAGCTATGGAAATAGTTTACGATAATGTAGAACTTAAAGAATACATGAAAGAGGCTGTAAAAATATCTCCTGAGCATCCCATACTTGTGGATAAATTCCTTGAAGATGCAATTGAAGTAGATGTGGATGCGTTATGTGACGGGGAAGCAGTATTCATTGGAGGGATAATGGAGCATATAGAAGAAGCTGGAGTCCATTCTGGAGATTCGGCATGTGTTATACCTCCGCAAACAATTCCAGAAGATGTTCTTGACACAATTAAAGAATATACAAAGAGACTTGCCCTTGAATTAGATGTTGTGGGGCTTATGAATATCCAGTATGCAGTAAAAGAGGATGGGGAACATAAAGTTTACATTTTAGAAGCAAATCCACGTGCAAGTAGGACAGTTCCATTTGTAAGCAAAGCTGTAGGTATCCCTATTGCAAAAATAGCTGCAAAACTTATGATTGGACATAAACTAAAAGATTTAGGTCTTACAGAGGAAATAAAAATTGATCATGTGGCAGTTAAAGAATCAGTATTTCCATTTATCAAACTCCCGGAATCAGATTCAATATTAGGGCCTGAAATGAAATCAACAGGCGAAAGTATGGGAATTGACGAGAATTTTGGGCTTTCATATTATAAATCTCAACTTTCAGCCAATATGAGGCTTCCAACAGAGGGTAAAATATTTATAAGCGTTAAAGACGCGGATAAAAATAAGATCCTGGATATAGTTCAACAAGCAGCGAAACTTGGTTTCAAGCTAATGGCAACAAGAGGAACTGCAAGAGCAGTTGAAGACCATGTTAAAATTGATAGAATTAAAAAAATCAGTCAGGGCTCGCCAAATATAAGAGATGCTATATTGGATGGGGAAATTGGCCTTATAATAAACACGCCATCAGGTAAGCAATCTGCAGATGATGGCTATTTCATAAGGAGAAAAGCTGTTGAATTAGGAATACCCTACGTTACAACACTTGCAGGAGCTCGTGCAGCTCTAAACGCCATTGAAAAAGTGCAAGATGGTGAAGTAGGAGTAAAATCCTTAAATGAATACCATAGTGTTTAA
- the larE gene encoding ATP-dependent sacrificial sulfur transferase LarE: MNLEQKIEKLKEYLKDKRVLVAFSGGADSTLIAKFAKDVCKEAVAVTVDNGVLPADCISNAQEIAMKIGIFHEVIHENFIENEAFKSNQPNRCFICKNIMYSKLQDAAKEKGFDIIIDGTNISDLLEDRPGIAVNYEKNIISPLVYAGFTGDDVRTALEKFNITYSTSTTCFASRIARYNKITSKKINRISYAESLIKNMVNEGPVRVRDENGIARIEVDDVAKLLNMGVLNHINSELKAVGFRRVALDITGYGEPEKDLVIYKPCKDEANKIMFETELPYEVDIKNTCIQLENLGSPKCSDEMGLTMLEVDGKNVTIFRSGKVVARRVRDKEDAEALLIEVLPLIRRKLV, translated from the coding sequence ATGAATCTTGAACAAAAAATAGAAAAATTGAAGGAATATTTAAAGGATAAAAGAGTTCTAGTTGCATTTTCTGGAGGTGCAGACAGTACTTTAATTGCAAAATTTGCAAAAGATGTGTGTAAAGAGGCTGTTGCTGTAACTGTGGATAATGGAGTTTTACCGGCAGATTGCATAAGCAATGCCCAAGAAATTGCTATGAAAATAGGGATTTTTCATGAGGTTATTCATGAAAATTTCATTGAAAATGAGGCTTTTAAATCTAATCAACCTAACAGATGCTTTATTTGTAAAAATATAATGTACAGTAAATTACAGGATGCTGCTAAAGAAAAAGGATTTGATATTATCATTGATGGTACAAATATCAGTGATTTACTTGAGGACAGACCAGGAATAGCAGTTAATTATGAAAAGAATATAATTAGTCCCCTTGTATATGCTGGTTTTACTGGTGATGATGTGCGGACGGCTTTAGAAAAGTTTAATATAACTTATTCAACTTCTACCACTTGTTTTGCAAGCAGAATTGCAAGATACAACAAGATAACATCTAAAAAAATAAACAGAATAAGTTACGCCGAATCATTGATTAAAAACATGGTTAATGAAGGTCCTGTACGAGTTAGGGATGAAAATGGTATTGCACGAATTGAAGTTGATGATGTAGCAAAACTTCTTAATATGGGTGTTTTAAATCATATAAATTCAGAATTAAAAGCTGTTGGCTTTAGGAGAGTTGCACTGGATATTACAGGTTATGGGGAGCCTGAAAAAGATTTAGTAATCTATAAACCCTGTAAAGACGAAGCAAATAAGATAATGTTTGAAACAGAGCTGCCTTACGAAGTGGATATTAAAAATACGTGCATTCAGCTTGAAAATTTAGGATCTCCTAAATGTTCTGATGAAATGGGATTAACCATGTTAGAAGTTGATGGGAAAAATGTAACTATTTTCAGGTCAGGTAAGGTTGTTGCAAGACGGGTTAGAGATAAAGAAGATGCTGAAGCCCTTTTAATTGAGGTATTGCCTCTTATTAGGAGAAAATTAGTTTAA
- a CDS encoding CBS domain-containing protein — translation MLVKEVMSEDIHYIQVPGNRQSALELMRERNVSGLPVVKSGTKKLLGLVTRSDLVNNPDEEQLALIMTRNLIVAAPDDNIKDAAEKMIENNIRRVPVVQDDELVGILTVFDIIEKALWKMNIEEPVNDYMIKNIPTTWERTPLNVAFEIMRYSGFKVLLALSKEGKLSGILTETDFINESEIVSERSVHNTSVGTEGDKWSWDSTNVLYVIKNHLKFSDKEVKDVVASDLVLATTRTTVTECANKMRHRNIEQIPVIDVEGELSGLVRATDLIKAIKD, via the coding sequence ATGCTTGTAAAAGAGGTAATGTCAGAGGATATACACTATATACAGGTTCCAGGAAACCGTCAAAGTGCTTTGGAACTAATGAGGGAAAGAAATGTATCAGGACTACCAGTAGTTAAATCTGGGACAAAAAAGCTATTAGGATTAGTTACAAGATCAGATCTGGTTAACAATCCGGATGAAGAACAGCTAGCTTTGATCATGACCAGAAATCTTATAGTAGCTGCGCCTGATGATAATATTAAAGATGCTGCAGAGAAAATGATAGAAAATAACATTAGAAGAGTTCCAGTTGTGCAAGATGATGAATTAGTAGGCATATTAACTGTATTCGACATAATAGAAAAGGCTTTATGGAAAATGAACATCGAAGAACCAGTTAATGATTACATGATTAAAAATATTCCTACAACATGGGAGCGAACTCCTTTAAATGTGGCATTTGAGATAATGAGATATTCTGGCTTTAAAGTTCTATTAGCCTTAAGCAAAGAGGGTAAATTATCAGGAATACTTACTGAAACTGATTTTATAAATGAAAGTGAAATAGTCTCTGAAAGATCAGTCCATAACACCTCTGTAGGTACAGAAGGAGATAAATGGTCATGGGACAGTACAAATGTACTATATGTCATAAAAAATCATCTTAAATTCTCTGATAAAGAAGTTAAAGACGTTGTAGCATCAGATCTTGTTTTAGCAACCACAAGAACCACAGTAACAGAATGCGCAAATAAAATGAGGCACCGTAACATCGAACAGATACCAGTTATAGATGTTGAAGGTGAGTTATCAGGACTTGTAAGGGCCACTGACTTAATAAAAGCAATCAAGGATTAA